From Brevibacillus marinus, a single genomic window includes:
- a CDS encoding TetR/AcrR family transcriptional regulator: MSEQNFEQHLQLFIEELKQEDQMTEKQRRILEAAIRLFASKGYHASSTSEIAKEAGVAEGTIFRHYKTKKDILIAAVAPLIVKIAAPFILNDVRTILETQVKKPVSEVLAELYKNRLSLLEANEKHFRILIQEAFFHDELREALIHTVAGEGTRLLRQFVEQKIAAGELRPHPPEVIVRVVLSLLLGMVTFKYVVAKEDFARLPEAEQIALTVDILMNGIARR, translated from the coding sequence ATGAGCGAACAGAACTTTGAGCAGCACCTGCAGTTGTTTATCGAAGAGTTGAAACAGGAAGACCAAATGACGGAAAAACAGCGCCGGATCCTGGAAGCGGCCATCCGCTTGTTCGCCAGCAAAGGATACCACGCCAGCTCAACCAGCGAGATCGCCAAGGAAGCGGGGGTGGCGGAAGGGACGATCTTTCGCCATTACAAAACGAAGAAAGATATCCTGATCGCCGCCGTCGCTCCGCTCATCGTCAAGATAGCGGCCCCCTTCATTCTGAACGACGTCCGGACGATTTTGGAGACGCAGGTGAAGAAGCCCGTTTCCGAGGTACTCGCTGAACTGTACAAAAATCGCCTTTCTCTGCTGGAGGCGAATGAAAAACACTTTCGCATCCTGATCCAGGAAGCGTTTTTTCACGATGAACTGCGCGAGGCGCTCATCCACACGGTGGCTGGCGAAGGAACCCGGCTGCTCCGGCAGTTTGTCGAGCAAAAAATCGCAGCCGGGGAGCTTCGTCCCCATCCACCGGAGGTCATCGTGCGGGTCGTCTTGTCGCTTTTGCTCGGCATGGTGACATTTAAGTACGTCGTCGCCAAAGAGGACTTTGCGCGCCTGCCGGAAGCAGAACAAATTGCGCTGACGGTTGACATTTTGATGAACGGGATCGCCCGCCGCTAA
- a CDS encoding DinB family protein, giving the protein MTEEMLFNQMHILRTLTCQAVSDVSEAQAEQIPAGFRNNIRWNLGHILVIQEFLLFRLCGEALALSDDYFRMFGRGTSPADWQLERPSIAELCSLLEDQTERVRTTFSGRLGEPARRPFVWRAGVELKTIGEILSFSLIHEGMHQGSISALKRVTEKADA; this is encoded by the coding sequence ATGACCGAGGAGATGCTGTTTAACCAGATGCATATCCTGCGTACGCTGACGTGCCAAGCTGTGTCCGATGTCAGCGAAGCGCAGGCCGAGCAAATCCCCGCCGGTTTCCGCAACAACATTCGCTGGAATCTGGGACATATCCTGGTGATCCAGGAGTTTCTCCTGTTTCGGCTGTGCGGAGAAGCGCTCGCCCTGTCCGACGATTACTTCCGGATGTTCGGCCGCGGCACTTCCCCGGCCGATTGGCAGCTGGAGCGGCCGTCAATCGCAGAGCTTTGCTCGCTGTTGGAGGATCAGACGGAACGGGTTCGCACGACGTTTTCCGGTCGGTTGGGCGAACCGGCCCGCAGACCTTTTGTCTGGCGGGCAGGTGTGGAGTTGAAAACCATCGGCGAGATTCTCAGCTTCAGTCTGATTCACGAAGGCATGCATCAAGGATCTATCAGCGCCTTGAAGCGGGTAACGGAAAAGGCGGACGCCTGA